The genomic window TGCTGCAGTGCACCAAGCACTCCAGCAGCAGCCTGCTGTCCTGCATCATCTTTTACGCTTACGCGGGTGGCTCCAGCGGGATCGTCAGAAATCATGAACACCGTGCCAGAAGCATCGAAAATGTGCAGGCCATCATCTTCTGGCACGTAGCCAACTGCCTCATGCTCTTGCACTTCGATACCAACGGTATCTGGCAGCCGCTTAGCAACGGATACCTTAGCTACCCAGGGCAAGGTGCTGACCCGCTGCGCCACCTCTTTGCTCGGCAGCGGCAGGAGTTTCGCTTCCTTGGGAATGTCTGCCGCAGTCAGCACCTCTTCCGTGCTCGTGTGCTGATTTCCGGTCACTTCAATGTTAGTGACCTTGATCAGCGGACTGAACCAAGCCACGGCCCCGAGTACCAGCACCAAGACCGCGACGATGGCGGTGACGATGAGGACACGCTTTCGCATTTAGGCTTCCCTTAGGCGCTTGAGGATCTCGTCGGCAAGCATCGTGACGCTGCCGGCGCCGATGGTCAAGATCATGTCACGCTCACCTGCTATCTCGGCGACTCGCTCGGGCACGTCCAAGAAGGTCGGCTCAAATACAGTGGGGATGCTCATCTGTTCTGTGATGATTCTGGAGCTCACACCTTCGACCGGCTCCTCGCGTGCACCGAAAATGTCCAAGACCACGGCTTCGTCGGCAAGCGATAGCGCTTTGGCAAACTCCTCGGCAAATTCGATGGTGCGCGAATATAGGTGCGGCTGGAACACGGCAATGATCTTGTTTCCGCCGATGGCCTCTTGCCGCTCACGCGCTGCGGTGAGTACTGCTTCAACTTCGGTGGGGTGATGCGCATAATCGTCGTAGACCAACGAGCGCTTGGCGGGGCCCGATTCAACCTCGCCGTGGAACTCGAAGCGACGTCGCACACCGGAGAAGTCGCTAACCCCCTGGGCAAGGGCGCTGAGGTCTCCCCCAGCAAGCACACCAGCCGTGAGCGCCGCAGCGGCGTTGAGCACCATGTGCGTGCCTGGGATGCGCATGAGCACTTCGCTGTGCTCATCACCAACTCGAATGCGACACCGTGTACCAGCAGGCTCAATGCAAATCGATTCCACAACAGTGTGAGCGATATCCGGGTATCGCTCTGCAGCATCTGCGGTGCCATAACCCACCACGCGCACACGATCTTTGTTTCGCATTCCGAGCTGCGCCGCGTGTTCATCGTCTAGGCACACTACCAATGCGCCCCCATCGGTTATTCGCGCCGCGAAGTCGTCAAATACCTGGAAATATGCTTCTTCGCTACGGAAGTAGTCCAAGTGGTCGGGCTCGATATTCGTCACTACCGCGACCGATGGCTTGTAGCGAAGCAACGATGCATCAGATTCGTCGGCTTCGGCCACGAACGCATCACCGGTACCATGATGTGCGTTGGTGCCAGCTTTGTTCAACTGGCCTCCGATGGCGAAACTGGGATCTAGGCCTGCCGCCTGCATCGCCACCACAGTCATGGACGTGGTTGAGGTTTTGCCGTGTGTACCTGCGATGAGCACCTGACGCTGACCTTCCATTAGTTCGCCCAGGAGATCTGAACGACGAATCACAGGAATTCCAGCGTCACGGGCGGCAACGAGTTCGGGGTTGAATTGTGGGATCGCAGCGAAGGAAGTCACCACTACCGTCGGCAGTTCACCCGCCAATGCAAGATTTTCCTTCGCGTGCCCCACGGCGATGTGCGCCCCCATCGAGCGCAACGCCAGCAGCGGTCGGGAGTCTTTGACGTCGGAGCCTGACACGGTGGCCCCGCGCGCGAGCAAAATACGGGCAACACCAGACATACCCGCACCGCCGATGCCGATGAGGTGCACACGGGAAAGGTCAATCATGAAGGTTCCTTTTCTCAAGCTTTTCGACGCTCACGCGCGCCCTTGGACATGTGATCACTAGTGAGTTGCTGCAGATTCGTCCGCAGTGATGGCCAAAACCAGGTCTGCGATGCGCTCAGCGGCGTTCGCGCCAACCGACGCCGCCGTCTTCTCAGCCATAGACTTTCGCAGAGTTGAGTCTCCCAGGATGCCGGTGACGTAGTCGGCAAAGGTGGTGCCATCGAAATCGGCGTCGTCTACAAGCTGTGCCCCACCTGCTTCAACAACCTGAAGTGCATTCAAACCCTGTTCGCCGTTGCCGTGCGGTAACGGCACGTACACTGCGGGAACACCAGCAGCGGTATTCTCAGCGACGGTCATAGCACCGGCACGGCACACCACCATTGAAGCGACGGCATAGGCCGCTGGCATATCTTCGATGTACGGGACCGGAACGTATCCCGATTGCGCCTGCGGAGCCTCGTTCTTCTTGCCGTAGGAATGCAGCACTTGGATGCCCGCATCAAGCACTCGGTCTATCCCTTCAGCCACCGCGCGGTTAATCGAAGCCGCCCCCTGAGAACCGCCCGTCACCAACACCACGGGACGATCAGTATCCAGCCCCCAAAGCTCGCCTGCTCGCGTTAAGGCATCAGGGTCATCCATGCTTCGGATGGGAATTCCCACCACTTCGCCCTCCATGCCAGACTTCGGCGCAGCATTGAGACCCAAACCGCCGAGGCGCACGCCCAGCTTGTTGGCCATTCCTGCGCGCGCATTCGCCTCATGTACCAACATCGGCATCTCGAGAGTTCGAGCGGCGATATAGGCGGGGGCGGATACATAACCGCCGAACCCCACCACAACATCGGCATTCTTCATCGCCTTGCGAGCTTGGCGCACCGCCTTGACCACGCGCCACGGCAAACGCAATAGATCCATATTCAATTTGCGAGGAACGGGCACCGGATCAATGAGCTCGAGCTTGAATCCCCGCTCGGGGACGATGCTTGTTTCTAAACCTCGCTCGGTTCCAAGGGCAAACACTTCACATCCACGATCACGCAGCGCCTCGGCTACGGCCATCGCGGGTTCGATGTGACCGGCGGTTCCTCCGCCGGCGACAACGACAGTTGGGTGTTGCATTTAGCGCCTCCTGCGATCACGATGTGGGGCCTGTCGTGGGCCACCAGAACGGTTATTCAGGCTACCAGTGCGAGTCGCTGGCGGCCGTTGTGCACCTTTTCGAGCGGCACGCGGGTCGCGGCTCGGGGCTCGACGAACACGGTCTTGCGCTTGCTCTCGGGGGGTCTTCTTCGACACGACGTCGTCAAGCGAAGGCTCGGGCAGGCCCAACAAGCGATCCATCGCGGGACGACCGTATGAGCGCATCGCGGAGATCGCCTCAGGTTCGTGTCGGGCACAATTGAGCAATACGCCCATCGCGGTCAACGTGATAATCGCCGAGGTGCCGCCCGCCGAAATCAATGGCAACTGAATGCCCGTCACCGGTACGAGCCCGATGACGTAGCCGATGTTGACGAAGGCCTGTACCACCACTGAAGACGTCAGCGCAGCGGCCAGCAACGAAAGGTACATGTTGGAGCTGCGCTTGGCTGTTCGGAATCCGATCACGCCGAGAGTAGCAAAGAGCAAGATCACCACGGCAGCACCAACAAAACCGAGCTCCTCGCCTACAACTGCAAAGATGAAGTCATTTTTAGCCTCCGGCAGATAGAACCACTTGGCGCGGGACTGGCCAAGGCCAACCCCAGTTAGGGAGCCATCGGCAAGCGAAAGAAAACCCTGGTAGGACTGATACGCCTTGCCAGAAGTGTCCTGGAAATTTCCGGTGAGGGCATCGAAATACACGCTGATACGGTCAGACCGATAGCCACCACCTAGAGCAATAGCCACCAGCACAAGGAAGCCTGCGCCAACTGCAGCGAAAAGGATCTTGTTATCGAGTCCAGCAAAGACAGCAAGAGCAAACACGACAATCAAAAACGCCACTGCCATGCCGGTGTCGTGCTCCGCCGCGATCAAAGCGCACATCACCGCGCTGATTCCCAGGAAAATGTAGAGGTGCCTTGGCAGGAGCTTTTCGCCCGGCTCACGGTTAGCCAGATAACTCGCGCCCCATACAGCAATGGCGATGCGTGCAATTTCAGATGGTTGGAAAGACAAAGGCCCAAGTACCAGCCATGACTGCGAACCAACCTGTTCGTAACCCGTACCTAAGGGAGACAACACCAATACAAGAAGGAAGATGGAAAAACCCAGCAAGATGGTAGAGGCTTTGCGCAGGAGGCGCAGAGGCATCCGCAGAGCGAACCAGCCTGCGACCAAACCAAGAATCACCATGACGGTCTGGCGCACCGCCGTAGTCCAGGCGCTGCCGCCAGCGGAGATCGACCACGTCATCGAGCTGGAGGCCACAAGGGTGACGCCGATGATCGTGAGTAATCCAACCACGATTGCCAAGATGGTGTAATCCGCCAGCGGCCGACGGCGCGTTTCATCCACGCGTTGACCAACGTGCTTGGCTATAGATTGCAGCGCCTGTGCCATGTCCAACTCCTAAGTTGCGGCGGATTCGCCTTGTGCTTCAACAATGTATCGGGCGAACAGATCTCCCCGCTGTGCCATGCCGGTGTACATATCCAAACTTGCGGCTGCCGGAGCGAGCACAATGGCATCGTCTGAACCTGCCTGTTTGACTGCCCATCGAGTGACTTCGCGCATCGCCACATCAGGATCGTCACTATCACTGAGCATCACCTGGACGTGCGGTGCCAATCGAGCCAACGCATCAGCAATGATCCGTCGATCCTGCCCCAAGAGTGCGGCAGCTTTGAGTCGGTGCGCATGGGTACGGATCAACTCATCCACGCTCGCGCCCTTCAACTGGCCACCGGCAATCCACACGAGGCGCGAAAAGCCCGCAAGTGCTGCGTCAGCGGCGTGAGGGTTGGTGGCCTTGGAGTTGTCTATCGCGCGCAGCGCTGAGCCTGCGACCTGCTGGCCGCGGTGCCCTGCGACCTGGAATTCGGATAAGGCAGACGCGATTGCAGCGGCCTCAACGCCCATCGCGCGCGCCGCTGCTGCGGCGGCGAGGGCATCGTAAAGTCCCGCAGGTCCAGCCGGTTGAATGCCCTCCGCCGGCGCCAAAAACACGTGTTCATCACCGAAAGCGCAGCTCACCAGCGCACCGTCGGCGATCCCCAGCTCACCAGCATCCGGTGATGCTAAGCCGAACCCCACCGTTGATGCATGAGCGAAGCGCCACACCTCCGGATCATCCTTGCCGGCAATACTGATTGGCGCCCGCAACACCTTGGCTTTTGCCTCGGCATAGGCTTGGAAGCTGCCGTGCCAATCAATGTGATCGTCCGCCAAGTTCAGCAACACACCCACATCTGGAGTCAGTTGCTCGGACCAGTGCAATTGAAAACTCGAAAGCTCAGCAACCAGCACATCGACGCGCGACGCGGTCAACGCATCGGCTACCGAAACGCCAATATTGCCCACCGCCTGTGCCTTGAAGCCACCTGCTTGCATCATGGATGCCAACATGGCGGTGGTAGTGGTTTTACCGTTAGTGCCGGTGACTACCATCCATGTCCGCCGCGGACCAAAGACCTCAGCGCGATCAAGACGGTACGCCAGTTCAACGTCACCAATCACGGGAATTCCCCGCTGCTGCGCGGCTACCAAGAACTCAGCATCTGGCCGCCACCCTGGCGAAGTCACAACCAGATCGGCGTGGTCGAGTAACGCAGGATCGAGTACCGCAGTGGGCACATTTGCGGCGCGCTCAAGGGCTCCCGCGGAATCGTCGACAAGCAAGAAATCCGCACCAAGGTTGTGCAGCAACGTTGCGGTGCCAATACCGGACACTCCGGCGCCGGCGACCAAGATCTTGCCCCGGAGTACTTCTGGAAGCGTCATGAAGTTACACCCCCGCTAAGGAGAGCCACTCGCCGTAGAAAATCGCCGAGCCGAGCATGCCGAAGATCAACGCGAGCAACCAGAAACGAATTACCACTGTCGTTTCAGCCCAATTGAGGTGCTCGAAGTGGTGGTGCAGA from Corynebacterium gerontici includes these protein-coding regions:
- a CDS encoding cell division protein FtsQ/DivIB; the protein is MRKRVLIVTAIVAVLVLVLGAVAWFSPLIKVTNIEVTGNQHTSTEEVLTAADIPKEAKLLPLPSKEVAQRVSTLPWVAKVSVAKRLPDTVGIEVQEHEAVGYVPEDDGLHIFDASGTVFMISDDPAGATRVSVKDDAGQQAAAGVLGALQQEQRPLVKEIDANNPDAITLKLDEGKEIFWGSTDNMHNKAVAMNAALSREEKRVDISAAPDIAVR
- the murC gene encoding UDP-N-acetylmuramate--L-alanine ligase; the encoded protein is MIDLSRVHLIGIGGAGMSGVARILLARGATVSGSDVKDSRPLLALRSMGAHIAVGHAKENLALAGELPTVVVTSFAAIPQFNPELVAARDAGIPVIRRSDLLGELMEGQRQVLIAGTHGKTSTTSMTVVAMQAAGLDPSFAIGGQLNKAGTNAHHGTGDAFVAEADESDASLLRYKPSVAVVTNIEPDHLDYFRSEEAYFQVFDDFAARITDGGALVVCLDDEHAAQLGMRNKDRVRVVGYGTADAAERYPDIAHTVVESICIEPAGTRCRIRVGDEHSEVLMRIPGTHMVLNAAAALTAGVLAGGDLSALAQGVSDFSGVRRRFEFHGEVESGPAKRSLVYDDYAHHPTEVEAVLTAARERQEAIGGNKIIAVFQPHLYSRTIEFAEEFAKALSLADEAVVLDIFGAREEPVEGVSSRIITEQMSIPTVFEPTFLDVPERVAEIAGERDMILTIGAGSVTMLADEILKRLREA
- the murG gene encoding undecaprenyldiphospho-muramoylpentapeptide beta-N-acetylglucosaminyltransferase; protein product: MQHPTVVVAGGGTAGHIEPAMAVAEALRDRGCEVFALGTERGLETSIVPERGFKLELIDPVPVPRKLNMDLLRLPWRVVKAVRQARKAMKNADVVVGFGGYVSAPAYIAARTLEMPMLVHEANARAGMANKLGVRLGGLGLNAAPKSGMEGEVVGIPIRSMDDPDALTRAGELWGLDTDRPVVLVTGGSQGAASINRAVAEGIDRVLDAGIQVLHSYGKKNEAPQAQSGYVPVPYIEDMPAAYAVASMVVCRAGAMTVAENTAAGVPAVYVPLPHGNGEQGLNALQVVEAGGAQLVDDADFDGTTFADYVTGILGDSTLRKSMAEKTAASVGANAAERIADLVLAITADESAATH
- a CDS encoding FtsW/RodA/SpoVE family cell cycle protein, with protein sequence MAQALQSIAKHVGQRVDETRRRPLADYTILAIVVGLLTIIGVTLVASSSMTWSISAGGSAWTTAVRQTVMVILGLVAGWFALRMPLRLLRKASTILLGFSIFLLVLVLSPLGTGYEQVGSQSWLVLGPLSFQPSEIARIAIAVWGASYLANREPGEKLLPRHLYIFLGISAVMCALIAAEHDTGMAVAFLIVVFALAVFAGLDNKILFAAVGAGFLVLVAIALGGGYRSDRISVYFDALTGNFQDTSGKAYQSYQGFLSLADGSLTGVGLGQSRAKWFYLPEAKNDFIFAVVGEELGFVGAAVVILLFATLGVIGFRTAKRSSNMYLSLLAAALTSSVVVQAFVNIGYVIGLVPVTGIQLPLISAGGTSAIITLTAMGVLLNCARHEPEAISAMRSYGRPAMDRLLGLPEPSLDDVVSKKTPREQAQDRVRRAPSRDPRAARKGAQRPPATRTGSLNNRSGGPRQAPHRDRRRR
- the murD gene encoding UDP-N-acetylmuramoyl-L-alanine--D-glutamate ligase, yielding MTLPEVLRGKILVAGAGVSGIGTATLLHNLGADFLLVDDSAGALERAANVPTAVLDPALLDHADLVVTSPGWRPDAEFLVAAQQRGIPVIGDVELAYRLDRAEVFGPRRTWMVVTGTNGKTTTTAMLASMMQAGGFKAQAVGNIGVSVADALTASRVDVLVAELSSFQLHWSEQLTPDVGVLLNLADDHIDWHGSFQAYAEAKAKVLRAPISIAGKDDPEVWRFAHASTVGFGLASPDAGELGIADGALVSCAFGDEHVFLAPAEGIQPAGPAGLYDALAAAAAARAMGVEAAAIASALSEFQVAGHRGQQVAGSALRAIDNSKATNPHAADAALAGFSRLVWIAGGQLKGASVDELIRTHAHRLKAAALLGQDRRIIADALARLAPHVQVMLSDSDDPDVAMREVTRWAVKQAGSDDAIVLAPAAASLDMYTGMAQRGDLFARYIVEAQGESAAT